In Puntigrus tetrazona isolate hp1 chromosome 7, ASM1883169v1, whole genome shotgun sequence, the following are encoded in one genomic region:
- the si:dkey-33c9.6 gene encoding breakpoint cluster region protein, protein MELYTEAVEYLKVYDISPVNEDEIMDSDLLQEVFTEETEWVSQSSLQTEPCLPSTPTTESPDDLLQKRTVVLKGVLISEENYLTELETLLTPMKALKAAAGTSQPVLSAEQVRTVFYQIPELRDLHKDFFTSLRARLQPDEVTDLGAQQGLESEEAPVMQLCHREHHLCVGDLFHKFVNQLGVYRGFIDNYENAVVIVQKCMQSDQRFRTLAESMMSSKGSDNVKTKYTFEALLYKPLDRVMKTTLVLHDLWKHTPPDHPDSITLQESLRLSSSFLSGVNERSQCKRSVKLSRGERRQLMRDGFVVDMCENGHNLRHLFLYTDMLLCARLTNTGRQAQYRFCWYLPLVGLKLQWAAEHLPSSEYQMKISKTRAKMYQLKQALLQHTKGGKVSVSRAVERLRRKLEECEIWLLTSTHSFTLDLHSSSGKSHTIRLFSLYDLTEWKEAIEKQSGNCIETVPPDLLSVTGSCIKLRMTQQPPLCCVKSNESAHVCGSLYVMVQSACGLQNPSSAYVCVEVDGFGFYDRRKQTCLSAFCVTPQWDEELVFQVDGARQLFLVLVSQHENCTQDDIVGREVLNLDTDNMFKKWKKVTCSLGQVDVTLSIKYMPHPLEPPSTTPLVQEPVFCVPIGQVAMQESVLVPHIVRSCVEEIERRGLKEEGIYRISGASTEIQALKHAFNTNYREAVSKLRTVDVNAVSGTLKLYFRELPLPLIPSERFEELADALDIADPYLRVKSMLTLLQALPDVNRNTLLFLLHHLRRVAERKEENKMSLSNLATVFGPSLLRPPVARVDISQEVEVQVQVVFLYLQCQNLPEALLTKHLEIDDLAT, encoded by the exons ATGGAGCTCTACACAGAAGCAGTGGAATATCTGAAGGTCTATGACATCTCGCCCG TGAATGAAGATGAGATTATGGATTCTGACTTACTACAGGAGGTGTTCACTGAGGAGACAGAGTGGGTTTCTCAAAGCTCTTTGCAAACTGAGCCATGTTTGCCATCCACTCCA ACAACCGAGAGCCCAGATGACCTGCTTCAGAAGAGAACGGTGGTTCTGAAAGGGGTTCTGATCAGTGAGGAGAACtacctgacagagcttgagacCCTTCTTACG CCTATGAAAGCTTTAAAGGCAGCAGCGGGGACCTCTCAACCTGTATTGTCTGCTGAGCAGGTTCGGACTGTGTTTTATCAAATCCCCGAGCTCAGAGATCTGCACAAGGATTTTTTTACAAGCCTTCGGGCCAGATTGCAACCTGATGAAGTGACGGATCTGGGAGCACAACAAGGGCTGGAGAGTGAGGAGGCCCCAGTCATGCAGCTTTGCCACAGGGAGCATCATTTATGTGTGGGCGACCTGTTTCATAAGTTT GTTAACCAGCTAGGAGTGTATCGGGGCTTCATTGACAACTATGAGAATGCAGTGGTGATCGTGCAGAAGTGCATGCAGTCAGACCAGCGTTTCAGGACGCTTGCAGAG AGCATGATGTCCTCCAAAGGGTCAGACAATGTCAAAACTAAGTACACCTTTGAAG CTCTCCTGTATAAGCCTTTAGACAGAGTGATGAAAACCACGCTGGTGTTGCAC GACTTGTGGAAGCACACGCCCCCCGATCACCCCGACAGCATCACGCTGCAGGAATCGCTTCGTCTCTCCAGCAGCTTCCTGTCTGGGGTCAATGAACGGTCACAATGCAAACGTTCTGTAAAGCTCAGCAGAGGAGAG AGACGTCAGCTGATGCGAGATGGGTTTGTGGTAGATATGTGTGAAAACGGGCACAACCTGAGACATCTCTTCCTGTATACAGATATGCTGCTATGTGCCAGACTGACAAATACAGG GAGACAGGCACAGTACAGGTTTTGCTGGTACTTGCCGTTGGTTGGCCTGAAGCTGCAGTGGGCTGCTGAACATCTGCCCTCCTCAGAATACCAAATGAAAATCAGTAAAACCAGAGCTAAAATGTACCAGCTCAAACAAGCACTCCTGCAACACACG AAAGGAGGCAAAGTGTCAGTTTCTCGTGCTGTTGAGCGTTTGAGGCGCAAACTTGAAGAGTGTGAGATCTGGCTCCTAACAAGCACACATTCTTTTACATTAGACCTACATAGCTCCAGTGGAAAG AGTCACACTATCAGACTGTTTTCTTTGTATGACCTGACTGAGTGGAAAGAAGCCATTGAGAAACAGAGTGGAAACT GCATTGAGACGGTTCCTCCTGACCTGCTGTCCGTTACCGGTTCTTGTATCAAACTCAGAATGACTCAACAACCTCCCCTATGCTGCGTCAAATCCA ATGAAAGTGCACACGTCTGTGGGAGCTTATATGTGATGGTTCAATCTGCATGTGGTCTGCAAAACCCGAGCA gtgcatatgtgtgtgtggaggtaGATGGTTTCGGGTTTTATGACAGACGAAAACAAACCTGCTTATCAGCCTTCTGTGTTACACCACAGTGGGATGAG GAGCTTGTATTTCAAGTGGATGGAGCTCGACAGCTGTTTCTGGTATTAGTGTCTCAGCATGAGAACTGCACACAGGATGATATTGTGGGCAGGGAGGTGTTAAAT CTGGACACTGACAACATGTTTAAGAAGTGGAAGAAAGTAACTTGTTCTTTGGGCCAAGTTGATGTGACCTTGTCAATCAAGTACATGCCCCACCCTCTCGAGCCTCCCAGCACCACCCCTCTAGTGCAAGAACCAGTTTTCTGTGTGCCAATTGGACAAGTGGCAAT gCAAGAGAGTGTGCTGGTCCCTCACATTGTTCGTTCCTGTGTGGAGGAGATTGAGAGGAGGGGTCTGAAAGAAGAGGGGATCTACAGGATCTCAGGAGCCAGCACAGAAATACAAGCACTAAAACATGCATTCAACacta ATTACCGTGAGGCTGTGAGTAAACTGAGGACTGTAGATGTGAACGCTGTCTCAGGCACTCTGAAACTGTACTTTAGAGAACTTCCTTTACCGCTTATTCCCTCTGAGCGATTCGAGGAGCTTGCAGATGCACTAG ACATTGCCGATCCATATCTCAGAGTCAAAAGCATGCTGACTTTGTTGCAGGCTCTACCAGATGTAAACCGCAAcactctcctcttcctcttacATCACCTGAGACG TGttgcagagagaaaggaagagaatAAAATGTCTCTGAGTAATTTGGCCACAGTGTTTGGCCCCAGCCTCTTGCGCCCTCCAGTGGCTCGTGTCGACATATCTCAAGAAGTGGAGGTTCAG GTTCAGGTGGTTTTTCTCTATCTGCAGTGTCAGAACCTTCCAGAAGCTCTTCTCACAAAACATCTGGAAATTGATGATCTGGCGACATGA
- the ntn5 gene encoding netrin-1, producing the protein MSRYHSPPFQTLSFLPLFLFTLFPLSLLSPLLSQSPLSWTSPHDPCYHLDGRPRHCLSEFINTAYGVPVTMEDLQQGPRTNISTLTDLHNPHNLTCWMAAEGSGGGDWTFTVPLGRRFEITYISLQFCQQVESVESYSISILKSMDFGRSWRPLQFYSSDCMGTFNRPAQSIALTKHQETEPLCSDPRPLQKHRGNVVLAFSTLDGRPSSADFDYSPGLQDWVTATDIKIVFHQSLDKIKKQEGKLNEVGGTFRWRERGDKVLRFGEKNTGVEIWRNRQEKQTSTQRTRNKSTVHQSGLNVTRKEMRSQGRVERGRKKDSYKPCQDGTCDWSLNIPQQGSKGRELRRRRNNAGRAKSHSKSRKNASRNIVPSSLYAPLKPSLALSDLQVGGRCKCNGHASRCRRDNQGRAVCQCEHHTSGPDCDVCEQFFYDRPWQRATPSQPHPCVPCECNGHSTKCRFSMAVYQQSGRVSGGICLKCRHHTTGHHCQFCQNGYTRDHSKPLSHRKACQPCHCHPMGAVGRWCNQSTGQCLCRDGVTGQRCNRCAPGYKQGHSPLRPCIRIQEVAPPTPVYQPQYSIGEECLSYCPPSQARVKMNLETYCLKDYVLKVQVKSKERSGPWWQFSILVQSVFRMGSSHVKRGIQALWVPDRDLNCGCPALQMGRTFLLIGAEESGRSWVPEERRLVADRTTMALQWREHWSPKLRGFRGQDTRGKCLQGNTTTQKHSHPNLYEEYTPPHLNKLQSETHRPHKNTHTTHKQHHVTTQSGGSDLTQTNKREETQGVHGKDAETHLEEDRTAENVTQETQHALQHTQDPLSGTSKMTQANEHEQYHPTACPTWSPGPPV; encoded by the exons ATGTCCAGATATCACTCCCCTCCTTTCCAGACACTCTCCTTCCTCcctcttttcctttttactcttttccctctctcccttctttctcctcttctttctcAATCTCCTCTAAGCTGGACCTCTCCTCATGACCCCTGCTACCACCTGGATGGGCGTCCACGCCACTGTCTATCCGAATTCATCAACACGGCCTATGGAGTGCCTGTGACGATGGAGGACCTCCAACAAGGACCCAGGACAAACATCAGCACTTTAACAGACCTTCATAACCCTCACAATCTGACATGCTGGATGGCTGCCGAAGGCTCAGGCGGTGGGGACTGGACTTTTACAGTTCCCCTAGGCAGACGCTTTGAAATCACTTACATTAGTCTTCAGTTCTGTCAACAGGTGGAGTCTGTAGAATCCTACTCCATCTCCATCTTGAAGTCAATGGACTTTGGCCGGAGCTGGCGCCCCCTACAGTTTTATTCCAGCGACTGCATGGGCACATTCAACCGTCCTGCGCAGTCCATCGCTCTGACAAAGCACCAGGAGACGGAGCCACTGTGTTCAGATCCCAGACCACTACAGAAGCATCGTGGAAATGTCGTTCTGGCCTTCTCAACTTTGGATGGACGTCCTTCTTCAGCAGATTTTGACTACAGTCCAGGGCTCCAAGATTGGGTGACTGCAACAGACATAAAGATAGTATTTCATCAATCattggataaaataaaaaagcaagaagGGAAACTGAATGAAGTGGGAGGCACATTTAGATGGAGGGAAAGGGGAGACAAAGTTCTGAGGTTTGGCGAGAAAAACACTGGCGTTGAAATTTGGAGAAACAGACAAGAAAAACAGACTTCAACACAGAGAACTAGAAACAAAAGCACTGTGCACCAAAGTGGCCTCAATGTTACTCGAAAAGAGATGAGATCTCAAGGAAGAGTGGAAAGGGGCCGTAAGAAAGACAGTTACAAGCCATGCCAGGATGGCACATGTGATTGGTCCCTAAATATCCCACAGCAGGGCTCCAAAGGGCGAGAgttgagaagaagaagaaacaatgCAGGGAGGGCGAAGTCCCATTCTAAATCGAGAAAAAATGCCTCACGCAACATCGTTCCATCATCTCTTTACGCCCCACTGAAACCCTCTCTCGCCCTTTCTGACCTGCAGGTCGGAGGCAGGTGCAAGTGCAATGGCCACGCCTCTCGCTGTCGTCGTGACAACCAGGGGCGTGCCGTGTGTCAATGTGAGCATCACACATCTGGGCCGGACTGTGACGTGTGTGAGCAATTTTTTTATGATCGACCATGGCAACGGGCCACACCCAGCCAACCACACCCGTGCGTCC CATGTGAATGTAATGGTCACTCTACTAAGTGTAGGTTCAGTATGGCTGTGTATCAGCAGTCTGGTCGAGTCAGTGGAGGCATTTGTTTGAAGTGCCGGCACCACACAACGGGACACCACTGCCAGTTCTGCCAGAACGGATATACACGAGACCACAGCAAACCGCTCAGCCACCGAAAGGCCTGCCAGC CGTGTCACTGCCACCCCATGGGTGCAGTGGGCCGTTGGTGTAACCAGTCCACAGGACAGTGTTTGTGTAGAGATGGAGTCACAGGACAGAGGTGTAACCGTTGTGCCCCCGGCTACAAGCAAGGCCATTCCCCCCTCCGACCATGTATCC GTATTCAGGAGGTTGCACCACCCACCCCAGTTTACCAGCCTCAGTACAGCATTG GCGAGGAATGTCTTTCTTACTGTCCACCTTCCCAAGCAAGAGTCAAAATGAATTTAGAGACATATTGTCTCAAGGACTATG TGCTGAAGGTGCAGGTCAAAAGTAAGGAACGTTCCGGTCCCTGGTGGCAGTTTTCTATTTTGGTGCAGTCAGTTTTTCGTATGGGCTCTTCTCACGTAAAGCGAGGCATTCAGGCCCTCTGGGTTCCAGATCGGGACCTGAACTGTGGTTGCCCTGCGCTTCAGATGGGCCGGACATTCCTCTTGATTGGAGCAGAGGAAAGCGGCCGGAGTTGGGTCCCCGAGGAGAGGCGATTAGTCGCAGACCGCACTACAATGGCTTTGCAGTGGAGGGAACACTGGAGCCCCAAATTAAGAGGCTTCCGCGGGCAGGACACCCGGGGAAAGTGCCTACAGGGAAATACCACTACGCAGAAACACTCTCACCCAAACTTGTACGAAGAATACACCCCCCCACATCTTAACAAACTCCAGTCTGAGACACACAGACCACATAAGAATACACACACGACGCATAAGCAGCATCACGTAACCACACAATCTGGAGGATCAGACCTcacgcaaacaaacaaaagagaagAAACTCAGGGCGTACATGGAAAAGACGCAGAGACGCACCTTGAGGAGGACCGTACGGCTGAAAACGTCACTCAGGAAACACAGCATGCGTTGCAACACACCCAAGATCCTCTCTCAGGTACTTCAAAGATGACTCAAGCCAATGAGCATGAGCAGTACCACCCAACAGCATGTCCAACATGGTCACCTGGGCCACCCGTCTAA
- the cnpy4 gene encoding protein canopy 4 gives MFVFVFICMLSLVLANQEERLPNKCEVCKLLTVELQDALERTGRSKEVLELGEVLDTGKRKRKIKYNTSETRLTEAMDNICERILQYKVHAERPGSLRYAKGTSQTMNTLRNLVDKGVKVELGIPYELWDEPSVEVADLKRQCETMLEEHEEIVESWYFHHQEERLDRFFCASHVLRDSDQECLKEVWKGDMGVKGSGEESERENRRQTRDAGEL, from the exons ATGTTTGTCTTCGTCTTTATTTGCATGCTCAGCCTAGTCTTGGCAAACCAAGAGGAGCGGTTACCAAATAAGTGCGAGG TTTGTAAATTACTGACAGTGGAgttgcaggacgctttggaaaGAACCGGCCGCTCGAAGGAAGTTTTAGAGCTCGGGGAGGTTTTGGACACCGGCAAGCGCAAGCGCAAAATCAAATACAACACTTC AGAGACTCGACTCACTGAAGCCATGGACAACATCTGTGAAAGAATTCTGCAGTATAAGGTCCATGCTGAGAGACCGGGGAGCCTTCGCTATGCCAAG GGCACAAGTCAAACCATGAACACGCTGAGAAACCTGGTGGATAAGGGAGTGAAGGTAGAGCTGGGTATCCCTTATGAACTGTGGGATGAACCATCAGTGGAGGTGGCAGACTTAAAGAGACAG TGTGAGACCATGTTGGAGGAGCATGAGGAGATCGTGGAGAGCTGGTACTTTCATCATCAAGAGGAGAGACTTGACAGATTTTTCTGCGCATCCCACGTCCTCAGAGACTCAGACCAAG AGTGCCTGAAGGAGGTATGGAAAGGTGACATGGGTGTAAAGGGATCCGGagaggagagtgagagagagaacagaagacAGACCCGTGATGCAGGAGAACTGTGA